The genomic stretch GCGGTGATCGAACGCGACGAGACGGCTACTTTGCCCGTTGCCCGAGCCTCAAGGGATGCTACACCCAGGGTGATACTTACGAAGAGGTTCTCGTCAATCT from Calditrichota bacterium encodes the following:
- a CDS encoding type II toxin-antitoxin system HicB family antitoxin, whose amino-acid sequence is GDRTRRDGYFARCPSLKGCYTQGDTYEEVLVNLKDVVGLVVDDMLECGEEIALSC